The genomic region GCTGCCAGGACGGCACCGGCTTCACCGGCGCGAAGTTCAAGATCCTCGCGGCCAACGTCGCCACCGGCGCGAACAGCACCCTCCTCCCGCGCTACGACGTGCGCACCTTCGAAGGCGTGAAGATGGCCTTCATCGGCATGACCCTGGAGGGCACGCCGAACATCGTCACCCCCACGGGCATCCGCGGCCTGGAGTTCAAGGACGAGGTGGAGACCGTCAACGCGCTCGTCCCGGAGCTCAAGGCGCAGGGCGTGAACGCCATCGTCGTCATCGTGCACGAGGGTGGAACGCCCGGCATCGACTCGCTCTACAACGAGTGCAAGGGCTTCACCGGCCCCATCGTGGAGATCGCGTCGAAGCTGGACCCGGCCGTGAGCATCATCGTCAGCGGCCACACGCACCAGGCCTACAACTGCACGCTGAGCGGCAAGCTCGTCACCAGTGCCGCGTCGGTGGGCCGGCTCGTCACGGACATCGACGTGACGCTGGACGCGGCCACGGGTCAGGTCGTGAAGGCCCAGGCCCAGAACGTCATCGTCACCCGCACCGTGACGCCCGACCCGGAGGTCGCGGAGCTCATCACCCGCTACAAGGGCCTCACCACGCCGCTGGAGAACCGCGTCATCGGCTACATCGACCAGACGCTCATTCGCGGCAACATCCAGCTGGACCCCACCGGCCAGTCCACCATGGGCTTCGTCATCGCGGACGCGCAGCTGGAGGCCACCAAGGGCGCGACCGTGGGCGGCGCCCAGATTGCCTTCATGAACCCGGGTGGCGTGCGCGCGGACCTGCTGCGCGACCCGGCTGACCCCAACGACAAGGGCGCCGTCACCTACGGCGAGGCCTTCACCGTGCAGCCCTTCGGCAACAGCCTGGTCACCCTGACGCTGACCGGCGCGCAGATTGAGCGCTTGATGGAGCAGCAGTTCCAGCTCGCCAGCCCCCGCATCCTCCACCCCTCCGCGGGCTTCACGTATGCGTTCAGCGCGTCCGCGCCCGCGGGCGCCAAAATCGACCCCGCCAGCATCCAGCTCAACGGCGTGGCCATCGACCCGGCCGCCAGCTACCGCGTCACCGTGAACAGCTTCCTCGCCCCCGGCGGCGACGGCTTCACCGTCCTCACGGAGGGCACGAACCCGCTGGGCGGCGCGGTGGACTCGGATGCGCTGGAGGCCTACCTCACCGCGAAGAGCTCGGAGGCCACGCCGCTCCCGGCCCCGGCGCTCGACCGCGTCACGCGGCTGCCGTAGCCATCACTGGGGGCCCGAGCCGCCCGTCGCGGGGCTCGATTCGCTGGGCAGGGAGGTCCTGGGGAGGGGCAGCAAGGAGGGGTTGATGTCGATGAGCCTCGACCCCGTCACGCGCTGCGCCAGCTCGTCGAAGTCCACCTCCAGGAACTTCCCGGAGCCCTCCTCCGGGAGCGCGAAGCGGACCCGCCAGTAGTTGGGGCGGATCCGCACCGCCTCGCCCGCTTCCGCCAGCACCATGCCGCTCTGCCGGGCGTACTCCGCGCCCGCGTCGACGACATTGCGCTCCCCCAACTCCTCCTGGACCGGCTGGGAGCTGGGGGGAACGGGAAGGCGGCCCGTGGGACCGGTGGCACAACCCACACCCGCCAGGAAGGCAGGCAGCAGAGCAGCGGCAAGGAGGCGGGGCAGCATGCCCCAACATTGGGCACACCCCCGTCAAGCTGCACCGAGGGACGGCTTGCGAAGCCGCCACCCATCGAATGCCTGCCCGGAGCAGCGGCACGGGGCCTGCTCCTCCGGTCCCGCTGGAATGGAAGCTACTTGGGCGCCGGCACGCCCGAGGCGCGCTCCACGACCTCGTCGATGAGGCCGTACTGCCGGGCCTCCTCGGCGCTCATGAAGTAGTCGCGCTCGGTGTCCTTCTCGATGCGCTCGATGGTGTGGCCCGTGTGCTTCACGAACAGGCCGTTGAGGTACGTGCGCAGACGGAGGATCTCCTTCGCCTGGATGTCGATGTCCGTCGCCTGACCCTGCGCGCCACCCAGCGGCTGGTGGATCATGATGCGGCTGTTGGGCAGGGCGTAGCGCTTGCCCTTAGAGCCCGCCAGCAGGAGCAGCGCGCCCGCGGAGGCCGCCTGGCCCACGCAGATGGTGGACACGGGGCACTTGACGTACTGCATCGTGTCATACATCGCGAGCGCCGCCGTGACGGAGCCACCGGGCGAGTTGATGTAGAGGTTGATGCCCTTGTCCGGGTCCTCGGACTCCAGGAACAGCAGCTGGGCGACGATGAGGTTGGCCACATCGTCGTTGATGGGCGTGCCCAGGAGGATGATGCGGTCCTTGAGCAGACGGCTGTAGAGGTCGTACGCCCGCTCGCCGCGGTGCGTGGTCTCAATGACGAAGGGGACGTTCATGGCCCCCGTACCCTAATCGTCCCCCTTCCCGCGCGCTCCCCCCTTCTTGCGGGAGCGTGCGCTGTCCCACGCTTTGACCCGAAGTGAAGCGGCCGCCCTTGTTGCCGGCGGGCAGCGTCCCAACACATCCCTCGCCGACACGCACCCACCGTCCGTGCGTCCGGCGTCTCTGTTGGGGGATGTCATGCGTTGGAAGCAGTCGTTGAGCACGTTGGCCGTCTTTCTCTTCTCACTGGGCACGAGCACGGGTTGCGGGTCTCCGGCTCCCGCGTCCGGAGCCGAGCCGCTCCCCGCCGAGGAGGGCCCGAACGAGCCCCTCCCGCAGCCCGGCGATCCGCCGGTGAAGGAGGAGCCCGGCCCGGTGGTGCAGCAGCCGCCGCCGGTGAAGGAGGAGCCCGGCCCCGTCGAAGAGGAGCCCGAGCCCGTCGAGGAGGTCATCGCCTCGCCGTTCCTGGTGAAGGACGTCACGCCCGGGCTCCTGGCCGCGCTCCCCGCCGCGCGGACGGAAGGGTACGTCCCGCTGGGGAACCGCTGGTTCTTCAGCGTGGACGACGGCGTCCACGGCAAGGAGCTCTGGAGCACGGACGGGACGCGGGAGGGCACGGCGATGGTGACCGACCTGCTGCCCGGCGCCGAAGGCTCCAACCCCGAGTCCCTCGTGCGCATGGGAGACCGGCTCTACTTCACCGCCCGGATGCTGCCGGGCCTGTACGCGCTGTGGAGCTCGGACGGCACCGCCGCGGGCACCCGGCGGGTGACCCTGCTGGGCAGCCACGCCCAGAACGTCGCCGTGGGCGATGGCGTCTTCATCTTCAAGGCGAAGGCCGAGGCCGGCTCCTCGTGGTGGAGCAACTCGTACAGCCTGTGGCGCTCGGACGGCACGCCCCAGGGGACCTGGCAGCTGGGGGAGTACGGCTTCTCGGACCGGGTCACCGCGATTGCCCCGGTCTGGGAGGGCGGCACGCTCGACTTCATCGTCCGGCTGTTCGACGGGGGCGCCCAGCTGTGGCGGACGGATGGCACGGCCCAGGGCACGCACCAGGTGATGGGCATGAGCGCCCCCTGGGAGCCCACGCTCATGACGCGGGTGGGCAGCCGCTACGTCTTCTGGGCACGCGGCAGTGAGACGGGCCCCTTCACCCTGTGGAGCACGGACGGGACGCAGGAGGGGACGGTCTCCCTGAAGTCCGTGCGCTGGAGCAGCTCCACGGAGGAGCAGCCGATGGAGCCCCTCACCGTCATCGGGGACACGGTCTACTTCCGGGGCTGGGACGCCGAAGCGGGCCAGGAGCCGTGGAAGACGGACGGCACCCCCGAGGGCACCGTCCGCATCGCGGACCTGCGGCCCGGCGCCGCCGACAGCCACCCCGTCTTCACCGCCACGTTCGCGGGCAGCGCCTGGTTCACCGCGCTCGAGGGGACGGACACCGTGCTCTTCAAGACGGACGGCACCTCCGAGGGCACCGTGCGCGTGACGCCCCCGGGCGCGCGGCTGGACGCCGAGGCGAAGCCCCAGGCCACGCCCTCGGGTGTCTTCTTCTCCGCCTTCAGCACCGCCGGGGGAAACCAGGTGTGGCGCACGGATGGCACCGCCGGTGGCACGCTCCCGGTGAGCGCCGCGGATCCGCGGGGCCTGCCCTGGCTGGCCGGCTGGGGCGGGGACCGGATGTTCTTCACGTCCGCGGAGGGCGTGCTCCAGGCGACGCGGGGGACGCCCGGCACGACGGACACCCTGGCGCCGCTGACCGCCGGCCAGGCGGGCTCCTTCGACGCGAGCACCGAGGTCGTGGACGTGGACGGCACGCTCTTCTTCACCGTGCCCGTCCCCCAGGGCGCCGGTCCGTCCGGACGGGCGCTGTGGCGCTCGGACGGGACGGCCGGGGGAACGCAGCCGGTGGAGCGCACCTCGGAGCACGAGCCCACGCACCTGACGCCGCTCAACGGCGGCCTGCTGTTCCTCGACGGGCGCGACCGCACCTCCCTCTGGTGGATGGACCGCGCGGGCAGTGAGTCGCGGCGGGTGGGAGACCTCGGGGGCAACGCTCCCCGGCTCGTCTCCACGGGGAAGCACGTCTGGTTCGTGCGTGGGCAGCACCCGGACCTGCAGGAGCTGTGGCGCACGGACGGCACGGTGGAAGGCACCCTGCGCGTGGTGGACCGCATCGGACGGGGCATCTACAGCGACATCCCGCCCGTGCTCCGGGCGGTGGGGGACACGCTCTACTTCACGACGGTCCAGGACGTCTGGACGCCGATGAACGACACGCTGTGGAAGTCGGACGGGACGCGCGAGGGCACGGTGCGCGTCCACTCCTTCGCGAACGGCCCCGGCTGGGGTTCCATCCGGAACATCTGGCCCGCGGGCTCGCGCGTCTACTTCCACCTGATGGGGGACTCCTGGACCCACCAGGTATGGGTCACGGAGGGAACGCCGGAGACGACGCGCTTCGTGGCGGAGCTGCCCTTCACCAACGTCCCCGGCCACGAATCCGCGGTGCTGGGCGACACCCTGTTCCTGCCGCTTGGCGCGGGCATCAACGTCCCGAAGCTCTGGAAGACGGACGGGCAGAGCTCC from Corallococcus exiguus harbors:
- a CDS encoding bifunctional metallophosphatase/5'-nucleotidase, producing the protein MQPSVPRTRDVARPSVFLLAGAFVTGLLLAFHGGCGNNECTNAFDCQEQNPAPEGQGWTCVDHVCQAVTFPPPANNTDAGTGDTDAGTDDGGTTVAVKIIAFNDFHGQLEPAAGTGGQIHQALLADGGVDTTTRVNAGGAVYLGRYIADLRAKNPNSIVVSAGDLIGATPLLSALFHDEPTIEAMNDIGLDISAVGNHEFDEGGTELLRMQSGGCHPVDGCQDGTGFTGAKFKILAANVATGANSTLLPRYDVRTFEGVKMAFIGMTLEGTPNIVTPTGIRGLEFKDEVETVNALVPELKAQGVNAIVVIVHEGGTPGIDSLYNECKGFTGPIVEIASKLDPAVSIIVSGHTHQAYNCTLSGKLVTSAASVGRLVTDIDVTLDAATGQVVKAQAQNVIVTRTVTPDPEVAELITRYKGLTTPLENRVIGYIDQTLIRGNIQLDPTGQSTMGFVIADAQLEATKGATVGGAQIAFMNPGGVRADLLRDPADPNDKGAVTYGEAFTVQPFGNSLVTLTLTGAQIERLMEQQFQLASPRILHPSAGFTYAFSASAPAGAKIDPASIQLNGVAIDPAASYRVTVNSFLAPGGDGFTVLTEGTNPLGGAVDSDALEAYLTAKSSEATPLPAPALDRVTRLP
- the clpP gene encoding ATP-dependent Clp endopeptidase proteolytic subunit ClpP, encoding MNVPFVIETTHRGERAYDLYSRLLKDRIILLGTPINDDVANLIVAQLLFLESEDPDKGINLYINSPGGSVTAALAMYDTMQYVKCPVSTICVGQAASAGALLLLAGSKGKRYALPNSRIMIHQPLGGAQGQATDIDIQAKEILRLRTYLNGLFVKHTGHTIERIEKDTERDYFMSAEEARQYGLIDEVVERASGVPAPK
- a CDS encoding ELWxxDGT repeat protein produces the protein MRWKQSLSTLAVFLFSLGTSTGCGSPAPASGAEPLPAEEGPNEPLPQPGDPPVKEEPGPVVQQPPPVKEEPGPVEEEPEPVEEVIASPFLVKDVTPGLLAALPAARTEGYVPLGNRWFFSVDDGVHGKELWSTDGTREGTAMVTDLLPGAEGSNPESLVRMGDRLYFTARMLPGLYALWSSDGTAAGTRRVTLLGSHAQNVAVGDGVFIFKAKAEAGSSWWSNSYSLWRSDGTPQGTWQLGEYGFSDRVTAIAPVWEGGTLDFIVRLFDGGAQLWRTDGTAQGTHQVMGMSAPWEPTLMTRVGSRYVFWARGSETGPFTLWSTDGTQEGTVSLKSVRWSSSTEEQPMEPLTVIGDTVYFRGWDAEAGQEPWKTDGTPEGTVRIADLRPGAADSHPVFTATFAGSAWFTALEGTDTVLFKTDGTSEGTVRVTPPGARLDAEAKPQATPSGVFFSAFSTAGGNQVWRTDGTAGGTLPVSAADPRGLPWLAGWGGDRMFFTSAEGVLQATRGTPGTTDTLAPLTAGQAGSFDASTEVVDVDGTLFFTVPVPQGAGPSGRALWRSDGTAGGTQPVERTSEHEPTHLTPLNGGLLFLDGRDRTSLWWMDRAGSESRRVGDLGGNAPRLVSTGKHVWFVRGQHPDLQELWRTDGTVEGTLRVVDRIGRGIYSDIPPVLRAVGDTLYFTTVQDVWTPMNDTLWKSDGTREGTVRVHSFANGPGWGSIRNIWPAGSRVYFHLMGDSWTHQVWVTEGTPETTRFVAELPFTNVPGHESAVLGDTLFLPLGAGINVPKLWKTDGQSSGVVREFSQGPTIGGPTSLIAQNGQLLFWASDGLNGYALWKSDGTTAGTTPVESAPPPDAAVRVTSPSPLVSLRPGGPLLFTASDSDAGLELWRTDGTARGTKRLVDRVPGTRSSAPAHLTVAGDHLFFSAWTPESGRELWALPRQAPEAPASR